The sequence TGCTGATGAACAACCTCGATCCCGAGAATGCCGAACGCCCCGAGGACCTCGTGGTCTACGGCGGCACCGGCAAGGCCGCCCGCAACTGGGAGGCCTACGACGCCCTCGTGCGTACGCTCCGGACCCTGGCCGACGACGAGACGATGCTCGTCCAGAGCGGCAAGCCGGTCGGCGTCTTCCGGACGAACGAGTGGGCGCCGCGCGTACTCATCGCCAACTCCAACCTCGTGGGCGACTGGGCCAACTGGGAGGAGTTCCGCCGGCTGGAGGAGCTCGGGCTGACCATGTACGGCCAGATGACCGCCGGGTCGTGGATCTACATCGGTACGCAGGGGATCCTGCAGGGCACCTTCGAGACCTTTGCTGCGGTCGCGGACAAGAGGTTCGGGGGCACGCTCGCCGGCACGATCACGCTCACCGCCGGACTCGGCGGCATGGGCGGCGCGCAGCCGCTCGCCGTCACGATGAACGACGGCGTCGTGATCTGCGTCGACGTCGACCAGTCCCGGATCACGCGTCGGATCGAGCACCGCTACCTCGACGTCCAGGCTGAGGATCTCGGGCACGCGCTCGAGCTGGCGGCGGCTGCCCGAGACGAGAAGCGCCCGTTGTCGATCGGCCTGCTGGGCAACGCTGCCGAGGTCTTCCCGCGACTGCTCGAGATGGACGCGCCGATCGACATCGTGACCGATCAGACCTCGGCGCACGACCCGCTGAGCTACCTCCCGATCGGTGTCCCGTTCGAGGAGTGGCACCAGCGCGCCGACGCGGACCCTGTCGGGTTCACCCAGGAGGCACAGGCGTCGATGGCGGCGCACGTACGCGCCATGGTCGAGTTCCAGGACAAGGGTGCCGAGGTCTTCGACTACGGCAACTCGATCCGCGACGAGGCCCGCAAGGGTGGCTACGACCGCGCGTTCGAGTTCCCGGGATTCGTGCCGGCCTACATCCGTCCGCTGTTCTGCGAGGGGAAGGGTCCCTTCCGTTGGGCGGCGCTCTCCGGTGACCCCGAGGACATCAGGAAGACCGATGAGGCGATCCTGGAGCTCTTCCCGGACAACGCGCGGCTGCACACGTGGATCCGGATGGCGCAGGAGAAGGTGCATTACCAGGGGCTGCCGGCGCGAATCTGCTGGTTGGGTTACGGCGAGCGCCACCTGGCCGGGCTGAAGTTCAACGAGATGGTGCGCACCGGTGAGCTGAAGGCGCCGATCGTGATCGGACGCGACCACCTCGACTGTGGCTCGGTGGCCTCTCCCTACCGCGAGACGGAGGCGATGAAGGACGGCTCGGACGCGATTGCCGACTGGCCGCTTCTCAATGCCCTGACTGCGACCTCCTCGGGAGCCACCTGGGTCTCGATCCACCACGGGGGCGGCGTCGGCATGGGCCGGTCCATCCACGCGGGTCAGGTCTGCGTGGCGGACGGCACCGACCTGGCGGCGCAGAAGATCGAACGCGTCCTCACGAATGACCCCGGCATGGGCGTCATCCGGCACGTCGACGCGGGGTACGAGTCCGCGGCCGAGGTTGCTGCAGAGCGGGGCGTACGCATCCCGATGCTCGAGCACTGAAATCTCGTATCCGAGACTGTGATGCCGGTCACGTAGTGGCGGCCGACGACGAAAGTGGCTGAACTGGTGAGCATGGACTTCGAGGCGATGTGGCGGGCGCTGCTGCCTGTTGGCCGGGCGTCGACCGGTGGCTACCGGCGCAGCCCGTTCGCCTCCGCCGAGCGCGAGTGCCTGGACTGGTTCCTCGAGGCGGCCGTCGCCCGGGATCTGCGGATCGAAAGTGACGGCAACGGGAACGTCGTCGCGTGGTGGGAGCCGGTCGGCGCGGCCGGCCCCGCCGTGGTCACCGGATCGCACCTCGACAGCGTCACCGAGGGCGGTGCGTACGACGGCCCGCTCGGTGTGGTCTCGGCGCTTGCGGCGATCGACGTCCTGCGTGAGCGTGACGTACGCCCGGGTCGGCCGATCGGTGTGTCGGTGTTCGCGGAGGAGGAGGGCTCCCGGTTCGGGCTGGCTTGCCTCGGATCGCGCCTCGCCACCGGCGTACTCGCCCCGGAGAAGGCGGCGGCTCTGACTGATCGTCAGGGGGTCCGTCTGGACGAGGCGATGGCCGCGGCTGGCGTGACCGGCGCACTGGGCCGCTCCGCATGGCTCGACCGCGTGGGCACGTTCGTCGAACTCCACGTCGAGCAGGGCAGGGACCTCGTTCATCGCGACCGGTCGGTCGCCGTGGCCAGCGAGATCTGGCCGCACGGTCGCTACCGTTTCGACTTCACCGGGGAGGCCAACCATGCTGGCGCCACGCGGATGGAGGACCGGCATGACCCGATGCTGGCGTACGCGGCGACCGCGCTCGCGGCCGGTGAGCAGGCTCGAGCCAGCGGGCAAAGGGCCACCTTCGGCCGGATCGAGGCGGTGCCGAACGGCACCAACGCCGTCCCTTCGCGAGTCACCGCCTGGCTCGATGCGCGGGCCGAGTCCGACGACGTGCTCGCCGATCTGGTCAGCGACATCGAGGACGCGGGTCGTACGCGGTCCCAACTCGACGGGACCGCGCTGACGTTGACGCCCGAATCCGTGTCCCCGTCGGTGGCCTTCGACGCCTCCTTGGCCCGTCGGCTCGCGAGGGCTCTCGGCGACGCCCCGATCATCCCCACCCAGGCCGGGCACGATGCAGGCATCCTCTCGGGTGCGGGCATCCCCACCGCGATGCTGTTCGTACGCAATCCGACCGGCGTCTCCCACGCGCCTGGCGAGTACGCCGAGATGGCGGACTGCCTGGCTGGCGTGACGGCGCTGGCCGATGTCCTCGAGGAGTTGGCGTCGTGACGGCGCTCGTCCTGGAGCACGCGATCCTCGACGGTGTCTCGGTGCCGGACGTGGCGGTCACGGTGGCCGACGGCGTGATCACGGCCGTTGACCCGGTCGCAGCGGGCGGCGACGGCAGCTCGACAACCGTCCCCGGACTGACCGTCGCTGGCTTCGCCAACTGTCACTCGCACGCCTTTCATCGAGCGCTTCGAGGTCGCACCCAGGCCGAGCGCGGCAGCTTCTGGACCTGGCGCGAGCAGATGTACGCCCGTGCGGCGACGCTGACTCCGGACGAGTACTTCAGGCTCGCGACCCGCGTCTACGAGGAGATGCGCGCGACCGGGATCACCGCGGTCGGTGAGTTCCACTACCTGCACCACCAGCCCGGCGGCACCCCGTACGACGACCCCAACGAGATGGGTCGCGCACTGCTCGCGGCCGCCGATGAGGCCGGCATCCGGATCCGCCTGCTTGACGCCTGCTACGTCTCATCGGGCTTCGGGCAGGCTCCGGAGGGGGTGCAGCGCCGATTCAGCGACGGCGATGCCGACCGGTGGGCCGAACGGGTCGCCGCCTTCGACGATCCGCGTGTCGGTGTCGCGATCCACTCCGTACGCGCGGTCCCGCGGGAGCAGTTGGCAACGGTGGTGAAGGTGGCCGAGGGCCGCCCGCTGCACGTGCACCTCTCCGAGCAGGTCACCGAGAATGAGCAGTGCTTGGCTGCGTACGGCATGACGCCGACGCACGTGCTCGCCGAAGCGGGCGCGCTCGGCCCGATGACGACGGTGGTGCACGCGACGCATCTGACCGACTCCGACATCCGCATGCTCGGCGAGGCGCGCGTGTTCGTGAACTTCTGTCCCACCACCGAACGCGACCTCGCCGACGGCATCGGTCCGTCGCGCCGACTGGCTGAAGCCGGGGCGCGGCTGACGCTGGGCTCCGACAGCCACGCGGTCATCGATCTCTTCGAGGAGATGCGGGCAGTGGAGATGCACGAACGGCTCGCCACCCAGCAGCGCGGCCACTGGTCTGCGGCCGAACTGATTGCTGTGGCGACCGTCGACGGCCACGCCTCGCTCGGGTTCGAGGACGCCGGTCGGATCGCCCCGGGTCAGCGGGCTGATCTCGTCACCATCGACCTGGACACCCTTCGTACCCGCGACTGTGGCGCCTCCGCCGAGGCTTTCGTGTTCGCAGCGACAGCGGCCGATGTACGAGAGGTGCGCCGTGGCTGAGGTCTACACGAATGTCGGCGAACTGGTCACCAACGACCCGACTCACGACGGCACCCTGCTCGGCCTGATCCACGATGCCGCGGTGGTGGTCGAGGGCGGCCGGATCGCCTGGGTCGGACCAGCCGCAACGGCACCGGCCGCCGACACGGCGCACGATCTCGGTGGACGCGCAGTCATCCCCGGCTTCGTCGACTCGCACGCCCATCTCGTCTTCGCCGGCGACCGGGCTCCAGAGTTCGCGGCACGGATGGCGGGGGAGGCGTACGCCGCCGGCGGGATCCGCAGCACCGTCGCGGCGACCCGCGCCGCCACCGATGAACAACTCGAGGCCAACCTCGTACGCCTCCTCGCGGAGATGCGCCGCCAGGGCACGACCACGGTCGAGATCAAGAGTGGATATGGGCTGAGCGTCGGCGATGAGGCCCGGAGTCTGGCGATCGCCGCGCGCCACACGTCCGAGACCACCTTCCTGGGTGCTCATGTCGTTCCTGCCGACACCACGCCCGAGGAGTACGTCGCGACCGTCACCGGTCCGATGCTCGAGGCCGCCGCGCCGTACGCGAAGTGGATCGACGTCTTCTGCGAACGTGGCGCCTTCGATGCCGATCAGGCCCGTACGATCCTCAAGGCAGGCATCGCCAAGGGGCTGCTCCCCAGGATGCATGCCAACCAGTTGGGTCACGGGCCCGGCATTGAGGTCGCCTGCGAGGTCGGGGCGGCCAGCGCCGACCATTGCACATTCGCCACCGACGACGACCTGCGCAACCTGGCCGACGCCGGTGTGGTGGCGACTCTGCTGCCGGGCGTCGAGTTCAGCACGCGGCAGCCCTATCCGGACGCCCGCCGCTTCCTCGACGCCGGGGTCACGGTCGCGCTCGCAAGCGACTGCAACCCGGGTTCGTGCTACACCAGTTCGATGCCCTTCTGCATCGCGGTGGCCGTACGGGACATGAGGATGACTCCCGCGCAGGCGGTCTGGTCCGCGACCGCTGGTGGCGCTCGAGCGCTGCGTCGCGACGACGTCGGCGTACTCGTCCCGGGAGCCCTCGCGGACCTGGCGGTGCTGGCCGCGCCCTCCCACATCCACCTCGCGTACCGCCCCGGCGTGCCGATTGTCAGCCCTCTCCCCGAGGGTCGTCTCCCACTCGAAACAAAAAGGGTGTGAGATATGCCAAGTTGTTTGTACGCAGTTCAGAGCCCGTCCATCACTAGAGAAGGAAGCCCCATGCGCCGCCTTTCACTCGCCGTCTCCGCGACGGCCGCATCCCTGGCCCTCGCGGCCTGTGGTTCCAATTCGCTGACCAACACTGCCCCGAGTGCGTCGGCCACGGTCACGACCTCGGTTGACGCTGCGGCGGCCGCGCTTCTCCCGCCAGCCGTCAAGGCCAAGGGCACGCTGCTCGTGGGCATGGACACGACCTATCCACCGGTCGACGCGCTCGCGGGCGACGGCCAGACCGCTGTCGGTCTTGATGTCGATTTGTTCAACGCCGTGGCCAAGACCCTTGGCCTGACGGCCACGTACCAGACCGCAAAGTTCGATTCGATCATCGACGGGGTGGGTAGCGGCAAGTACGACGTGGGCGTCTCGGCCTTCTCGATCACCGATGCGCGTAAGAAGCAGGCTCACATGGTGAGCTACTTCATGGCTGGCACTGAGTGGGCTGCTCCGGTCGGCAACCCCAAGCACATTGATGTGAAGAGTCCGTGTGGCATCAGTGTTGCGGTGCAAACCGGTACCACCGAGGCGCTGCAGGACCTTCCGCCGAAGGTGGCGGCATGCGAGAAACTCGGCAAGCCTTTGCACGTCGATCACTACGACGCGCAGACTGCCGCGAATGCTGCGGTGATCAGCGGTAAGGACGACGCCATGCTGGCTGATTCGCCGATCACGGCTTACGCGGTGAAGCAGTCCACGGGCAAACTGCAGACGATTGGCACAATCTACGGCTCGGCGCACTACGGCTTTGTGGTTTCGCTGCCCAACACGGCGCTCGCCAACGCGTTCGCGGCTGCGCTCAAAGTGATGTACGAGAACGGTACCTATACGAAGGTGTTGGAGGCTTGGGGCGCAACTCAGGGCGGGATCAAGAGCTTCGCTGTCGACCCGGCCGTACAGTGACCCGCTGATTCGCGATCGCCATGAGCACTCAGTCAACTGGCTCAGCCTCCGCCCCCGGTAGCACCGGGGGCGGGGCCGAGCGCCCCGGCTCCATCAATGCCGTACCCGTGCGCCATCCCGGTCGGTGGTTGGCGGTCGTTGTCATCCTCGTGCTGGCTGCCAAGGGCATCCAGATCCTCGTGACGAACCCAGCCTTCGACTGGAACTTCATCGGGCAGGCGATGGTTCAGAGCCCGGTGATCCACGGGCTGGTTGCTGGGACGATCGTGGCAACCTTCGGCGCGATGGCCATCGGGGTCGCGCTGGGTGTGCTGCTTGCGGTGATGCGATTGAGCGAGAACAAGGTCCTCTCCTACGCGGCCTGGTTCTACATCTGGTTCTTCCGCGGTGTCCCGCGGTACGTGCTGCTCGCGCTGATGGGTGCGCTTGGCGTGGTCTTTCCGCCTTCGCGAGGCGGACTGGGTGTCGGGATTCCGTTCGGGCCTGAGTTGATGAAGCTATTCGGCCTCCACGGCGGCCTCCAGGTCTTCAGCCTTGATGCGAACCACCTGTTGGGCGGCATCTTGGGCGGAATTCTCGGGCTCGGCCTTTCAGAGGCTGCGTACATGGCTGAGATCGCTCGCGCCGGCATCCTGTCCGTCGACCCGGGGCAGCAGGAGGCGGCGTATGCGATCGGCATGTCTCGTGGCAAGGCAATGTGGCGGGTCGTGCTGCCACAAGCGATGCGGGTGATCGTGCCGCCGACAGGCAACGAGACGATCGGTATGTTCAAGGACACCACCTTGATGACGGCTCTCCCGGTCACCGTCGAACTCTTTTACCAGCTCAACAACATCGGCCTCAACACGTTCAAATCGTTCGATACGGATGTCGCTGCAATCCTCTGGTATCTCGTGATCTGCAGCGTGATGATGTTTGGCCAGATGCATCTGGAGCGTTACTTCGGACGAGGGTTCGGCTCCAAGGAACAAAGGCGCAAACTCTTCACATTCAAGGTAAAGGCACTCTCCACCAGCGACTCCGGAGGCCACCGATGACGTCCAGTGCGCCGCTCGTGCACACCGTCAACGTGCACAAGAGCTTCCACGGGAACGGAGTGCTCAAAGGCGTTGATCTCGACGTCCGTTCGGGGGAGGTCGTGTGTCTGCTCGGCCCGTCCGGCTCCGGTAAGACCACGTTCCTGCGCTGCATCAACCAGCTCGAGACGATTCAAGGCGGCCGCATCTGGATTGACGGTGAGTTGGCCGGCTACGAGGACCGCAACGGCAAGCTCTACCGGCTGACCGACAAGAAGATCGCAGCCCAGCGTCGCGAGATCGGGATGGTGTTCCAGCGCTTCAACCTGTTCCCGCACAAGACGGCGCTCGAGAACGTCATCGAGGGGCCCGTCCAGGTCAAGCGCCTCTCGAAGGCAAAGGCCCGCGAGCGTGGGCTCGAACTGCTCAACCGCGTGGGCCTGGGCGACCGGTGCGATC comes from Nocardioides baekrokdamisoli and encodes:
- a CDS encoding allantoate amidohydrolase, with protein sequence MDFEAMWRALLPVGRASTGGYRRSPFASAERECLDWFLEAAVARDLRIESDGNGNVVAWWEPVGAAGPAVVTGSHLDSVTEGGAYDGPLGVVSALAAIDVLRERDVRPGRPIGVSVFAEEEGSRFGLACLGSRLATGVLAPEKAAALTDRQGVRLDEAMAAAGVTGALGRSAWLDRVGTFVELHVEQGRDLVHRDRSVAVASEIWPHGRYRFDFTGEANHAGATRMEDRHDPMLAYAATALAAGEQARASGQRATFGRIEAVPNGTNAVPSRVTAWLDARAESDDVLADLVSDIEDAGRTRSQLDGTALTLTPESVSPSVAFDASLARRLARALGDAPIIPTQAGHDAGILSGAGIPTAMLFVRNPTGVSHAPGEYAEMADCLAGVTALADVLEELAS
- a CDS encoding formimidoylglutamate deiminase, whose translation is MTALVLEHAILDGVSVPDVAVTVADGVITAVDPVAAGGDGSSTTVPGLTVAGFANCHSHAFHRALRGRTQAERGSFWTWREQMYARAATLTPDEYFRLATRVYEEMRATGITAVGEFHYLHHQPGGTPYDDPNEMGRALLAAADEAGIRIRLLDACYVSSGFGQAPEGVQRRFSDGDADRWAERVAAFDDPRVGVAIHSVRAVPREQLATVVKVAEGRPLHVHLSEQVTENEQCLAAYGMTPTHVLAEAGALGPMTTVVHATHLTDSDIRMLGEARVFVNFCPTTERDLADGIGPSRRLAEAGARLTLGSDSHAVIDLFEEMRAVEMHERLATQQRGHWSAAELIAVATVDGHASLGFEDAGRIAPGQRADLVTIDLDTLRTRDCGASAEAFVFAATAADVREVRRG
- the hutI gene encoding imidazolonepropionase, translating into MAEVYTNVGELVTNDPTHDGTLLGLIHDAAVVVEGGRIAWVGPAATAPAADTAHDLGGRAVIPGFVDSHAHLVFAGDRAPEFAARMAGEAYAAGGIRSTVAATRAATDEQLEANLVRLLAEMRRQGTTTVEIKSGYGLSVGDEARSLAIAARHTSETTFLGAHVVPADTTPEEYVATVTGPMLEAAAPYAKWIDVFCERGAFDADQARTILKAGIAKGLLPRMHANQLGHGPGIEVACEVGAASADHCTFATDDDLRNLADAGVVATLLPGVEFSTRQPYPDARRFLDAGVTVALASDCNPGSCYTSSMPFCIAVAVRDMRMTPAQAVWSATAGGARALRRDDVGVLVPGALADLAVLAAPSHIHLAYRPGVPIVSPLPEGRLPLETKRV
- a CDS encoding transporter substrate-binding domain-containing protein; the encoded protein is MRRLSLAVSATAASLALAACGSNSLTNTAPSASATVTTSVDAAAAALLPPAVKAKGTLLVGMDTTYPPVDALAGDGQTAVGLDVDLFNAVAKTLGLTATYQTAKFDSIIDGVGSGKYDVGVSAFSITDARKKQAHMVSYFMAGTEWAAPVGNPKHIDVKSPCGISVAVQTGTTEALQDLPPKVAACEKLGKPLHVDHYDAQTAANAAVISGKDDAMLADSPITAYAVKQSTGKLQTIGTIYGSAHYGFVVSLPNTALANAFAAALKVMYENGTYTKVLEAWGATQGGIKSFAVDPAVQ
- the hutU gene encoding urocanate hydratase — translated: MTNDAKSNDAKSNPRLPIRAATGTTLTARSWQTEAPLRMLMNNLDPENAERPEDLVVYGGTGKAARNWEAYDALVRTLRTLADDETMLVQSGKPVGVFRTNEWAPRVLIANSNLVGDWANWEEFRRLEELGLTMYGQMTAGSWIYIGTQGILQGTFETFAAVADKRFGGTLAGTITLTAGLGGMGGAQPLAVTMNDGVVICVDVDQSRITRRIEHRYLDVQAEDLGHALELAAAARDEKRPLSIGLLGNAAEVFPRLLEMDAPIDIVTDQTSAHDPLSYLPIGVPFEEWHQRADADPVGFTQEAQASMAAHVRAMVEFQDKGAEVFDYGNSIRDEARKGGYDRAFEFPGFVPAYIRPLFCEGKGPFRWAALSGDPEDIRKTDEAILELFPDNARLHTWIRMAQEKVHYQGLPARICWLGYGERHLAGLKFNEMVRTGELKAPIVIGRDHLDCGSVASPYRETEAMKDGSDAIADWPLLNALTATSSGATWVSIHHGGGVGMGRSIHAGQVCVADGTDLAAQKIERVLTNDPGMGVIRHVDAGYESAAEVAAERGVRIPMLEH
- a CDS encoding amino acid ABC transporter permease, coding for MSTQSTGSASAPGSTGGGAERPGSINAVPVRHPGRWLAVVVILVLAAKGIQILVTNPAFDWNFIGQAMVQSPVIHGLVAGTIVATFGAMAIGVALGVLLAVMRLSENKVLSYAAWFYIWFFRGVPRYVLLALMGALGVVFPPSRGGLGVGIPFGPELMKLFGLHGGLQVFSLDANHLLGGILGGILGLGLSEAAYMAEIARAGILSVDPGQQEAAYAIGMSRGKAMWRVVLPQAMRVIVPPTGNETIGMFKDTTLMTALPVTVELFYQLNNIGLNTFKSFDTDVAAILWYLVICSVMMFGQMHLERYFGRGFGSKEQRRKLFTFKVKALSTSDSGGHR
- a CDS encoding amino acid ABC transporter ATP-binding protein, whose amino-acid sequence is MTSSAPLVHTVNVHKSFHGNGVLKGVDLDVRSGEVVCLLGPSGSGKTTFLRCINQLETIQGGRIWIDGELAGYEDRNGKLYRLTDKKIAAQRREIGMVFQRFNLFPHKTALENVIEGPVQVKRLSKAKARERGLELLNRVGLGDRCDHYPAQLSGGQQQRVAIARALAMDPKLMLFDEPTSALDPELVGEVLSVMRELADAGMTMIVVTHEMGFARDVADQVVFMDGGIVVEKGTPTEVFNNPQHERTKSFLSRLRSESQEYVEALKAAAAAESLD